aacattcagtctgagtcctgcgtttgattcctacattacacctacaacacgccctgacagtaTGACAGTGTGGTCTGTGGGTAAAGCTTGCTCCTCCAGTCAGCTGCATGTGTGGTTTGTGTGCTGCAAAACACTGAATTCGGGAAGGGTGTGCCTGGTTTGACCCGGGTGGGGTTCCGAGTACATGAGTGCTCTGTGAATATCGATAATAAACAACTTAAAACCTCAAGTGGCATCGGCCACTCGGTTTTAAATACCACACAATTGGGAGAGCCCTCTGGGACCAGGGATTATCAACCCCTGGTCTCCTTTACATACTGCTAGCTAGGATACAGTGCTACTGTGTGCATAGTGTGTAGCAGGGTGGTTATTTTGGACAAGAAAGGCATAACCTCTCGTGGGTAGAGGCTGTGTGGAGTGttcgtttgtttgtttgtttggtaCGGTTGGTACCTCTGTTTTTGGTGGTGTCAGAGTGCGGGCCTGTTCACCGTAGGTGAATTATACGGTCGCACTTCTATGTCTGGTCCATTCCGGATCCTGTTCTCACGTTTTAGGTTGTTGGTTCACTTTTGTGACTGACTGTATTCTCTCCCCCAAATCTACACTggtgttgcttaccaagacgacattgaatgttcctgagtggcctagctacagttttgacttaaatctgcttgaaaatctatggcaaaacttgaaatggctgtctagcaaagatcaacaaccaacttgagagagcttgaagaatgttaaaaagaataatgggcacaTTATgcgcaatccaggtgtgcaaagctcttagagacttacccagaaagactcacagctgtaatcgctaccaaaggtgtttctaacatgtattgactcaggggtgtgaatacttatctaaccAAGCTAGTGTTTCATTGTTCATTAATTcgtaataaatgttagaatttctaccactttgacattagagtattttgcgtagatcgttgaccaaaaatgacaattaaatacattttaatcccactttgtaacaacaaaatgttgaaaaagtcaaggggtgtgaacactttctgaaggcactgtatcggAATCACCCACAGGCATGGTTGGGGAATGTCTTGTTTTGGTTAGTAGCATAACTTTCACTTATCTGCTAGCGACAGCACTGAGGAATAGCATCTACAAGCAGCTTAATGATGGAATATGATGTTACCAGCTGCACAGGGATGTGTTTACGCATCTGTACAATATTTGGATGATCTTGGACATGGACAGTGTCATTACAACTGCACAGAGATACCCCAGCAGGCGCAACTTGTTGAAATGAGGTCAGTACAACCACATTTGGTTGTAAACTAGTTGAAATTACGTAATTTAAACCAGCCTTGCCTGTTGTGCTGGGACAACTTGAATTGgaagcttctctctctccctctcgaaACTATTAAGCGATGAGTAATGAACgaggaacgagagagaaagaaacaaaaAAGAGAAAGAAGCTGCtgagacagaaaaaaataaaaaacatcacAGGAAGAAATAAAGGTAAACCTCAGCAGGAGAGTGATCAACCTCCAGTCTCCACCCAGGTGTTAGGACAGTCATGTCAGTCCAAAGTTCAGTTGGAGTTTGAATTCCAGCCCAGGATCTTATCAACCTACATGGAACTCTTTCACAACGCTCTCTCTAGTTGCTCAGTGTGTCAGTTTGGGGATTAGGTCCAGTGTACCAAACAACCACAAAATCCTGTCATCTAACATCATCTATCATCCAGAGAACAATATTTCACCAGAACCCAATTGATATCAACACATAGACAATGCGTATGAATGAGCCCAATGGCAGACTCATATGTCTCGCTTGTGATAACCATATAGTctagattacatttagatttatgACATCTGGGAGATTCTTGGCCCATGGTTGTGAACTGAGCCAGGTGATATTTCTTCCTTCTCTCTGCAGACCAACCTTAGGGAAACTAACTTGGAGTTGACTGGGCTATTGTTTTCCATGCAGGGATAGATACACAGTGTCAATGTAAAGTGTGACTGAATAAAGTCCCATGGAATATTTAGCGGAGAATCATCTTGATACTATACGGTTTGTGAATTGGCTGAGGGAGAATGGAGTTCAGGTATATCTGTGTCAAAGtgcatactgagagagagagagagagagagagagagagagagagagagagagagagagagagagagagagagagagagagagagagagagagagagagagagagagagagagagagagagagagagagagagagagagagagagagagagagagagagagagagagagagagagagagagagagagagagctacagatagtgataaagagggagggaaagagagagagagagagctacagacaattatacaaccacctaaaaggaagtcatcacctacagagagatgaacctggagaagagtcccctaatcaagttggtcctggggctcttttcacaaacacaaacagaccccacagagccccaggacagcaacacaattagacccatccaaatcatgagaaaacaaaaaaataattacttgacacatttgaaagaattaacaaaaaaacaccaaactagaacgctatttggccctaaacagagagtacacagtggcagaatacctgaccactgtgactgacccaaaattaaggaaagctttgactatgtacagactcagtgagcatagccttgacattgagagaggccgccgtaggcaggctatgtgcacaccacccccaaaatgaggtggaaactgagctgcacttcctaacctcctgccaaatgtatgaccatattagagacacattttccctcagattacacagacccacaaagaattccaaaaaaaatccaattttgataaactaacatatctactgggtgaaataccacagtgtgtcatcacagcagcaagatttgtgacctgttgccacaagaaaagggcaaccagtgaagaacaaacaccattgtaaatacaacccatatttatatattttcccttttgtactttaactatttgcacatcgttacaacactgtatatagacataatatgacatttaaaatgtctctattcctttggaacttttgtgagtgtaatgtttactgttcattttatattatttatttcacttgctttggcaatgtaaacagagagagagagagagagagagagagagagagagagagagagagagagagagagagagagagagagagagagagagagagagagagagagagagagagagagagagagagagagagagagagaaagagagagagtgaaaagagagagagaagtcaccATCCTCCAGGTTATCTACTGTTCCACCTTAATCAAACACAAGAAACTGTTATGTTTTCACCACCAAAGTTTACATTCCAAAGGCCTGAGAACAGCCTCCCAACAATACAGTCTGTTTTCTGATCAAATGAAATTTCGCACTGGAAATTTCAAGCACAACATTCTCCAGTTGCATTTACAAGTGTTTCATTACAGAAACGTAATTTAACTTAATGTATTACCTTTGTCATTGTCAAGTAGCATTTCAACAAGCACACCCATGgctggctctagccttttgggggcatAAGTGAGATTTAGTTGGGCCACCCTCGGGCAAACCACTTTAGTGGCCCCCCTTTCAACGGCGGAGAGAAAAATGTacattttaaagttaatttcctgcaattctacacattttgccatgacttatgccatgtaaatgatatctgagtgagagtgactaacaaaatcaatgggggccatCTGGAGGTCAGGGGCCCTGGGCACGTACCCAGCATGCCTGgttggtattcggccatgattactacaagtttagatagctggctcgACTAATTTACCAAACTTTTTAAAAttttttgctgacatggctaattcagtgactgtcagtgacGGACATAACAAGAGACAAATTGCTGATGCATAATCAAATTTCGAACTTGCACCTTgtatattctactattctaactcttaacagtaagttgagaccccgactgagttccaaaaaaacaaaaaaaacatagatAATTATTTTGGGGGGAGCATtagcttatgtcgcttatgcctggagctgTGCCTGCACAGACCAATGATATTAGATAAAATAATGTTGACATTAGGCAAGAGCATTTAACTCAAGTCCACTAGTACTATTGCACAAACTGTGGATCTTGGCACAGAAGTCACAACACcacatgaccaccacagcccagtGTTAGGTTTATCCACCAGTCCGGACTCTGCACTCTGTCAGCATACATGTTAGTTCCCTGTTTCCGCGTGTTCAAGAACCCAAAGGGGTCACGGGAAGGCAAATCTCTGCTGCTTACCagaccaggggcctcatttatcaaccaTGCATAAGCACAAATCTGTGTGCAAAGTGTGAAATTGATCAATATGAAAGTTTGCTTGAGAGTGTGCGTACATTTACGCACAGCCATGACCATGCGTGCGACAGGACCAAGTGGTGGATTAAGGGAACTGCTTGTTAAGCGTAAAATGGGGAACATATATGTTGAAAATGTGTGAAATTGGGAGAGTATTAATTAAATCATTTTTTGGTTTTCTTGCATTTCCTTTGTGAATTCATGAAACATACAGTTGccgtcggaagtttacatacaccttagccaaatacatttaaactcagtttttcacaattcctgacattttatcctagtaaaaattccctgtcttaggtcagttaggatcaccactttattttaagaatgtgaaatgtcagaataatagtagagagaatgatttatttcagcttttacttctttcatcacattcccagtggggtcagaagtttacatacactatattagtatttgttagcattgcctttaaattgtttaacttgggtcaaacgtttcaggtagccttccacaagcttcccacaataagttgggtgaattttggcccattcctcctgacagagctggtgtaactgagtcaggtttgtaggcctccttgctcgcacacgctttttcagttctgcccacaaattgtctataggatagaggtcagggctttgtgatggccactccaataccttgactttgttgtccttaagccattttgccacaactttggaagtatgcttggggtcattgtccatttggaagacccatttgcgaccaggctttaacttcctgactgatgtcttgagatgttgcttcaatatatccacataattttccttcctcatgatgccatctattttgtgaagtgcaccagtccctcctgcagcaaaacacccccacagcatgatgctgccacccccgtgcttcacggttgggatggtgttcttcggcttgcaagcccccccctttttactccaaacattatggccaaatagttatatttttgtttcatcagaccagaggacatttctccaaaaagtacaatctttgtccccatgtacagttgcaaacgtaagtctggcttttttatggcggttttggagaagtggcttcttccttgctgagcggcctttcaggttatgttgatataggactaattttactgtggatatagataagtttgtacttgtttcctccagcatcttcacaaggtcctttgctgttgttctgggattgatttgcacttttcgcaccaaagtacgttcatctctaggagacagaacgcatctccttcctgagcggtatgacaactgcgtggtcccatggtgtttatacttgcgtactattgtttgtacagatgaacgtggtacctttaggcgtttggaaattgctcccaaggatgaaccagacttgtggaggtctacaatttttttttctgaggtcttggctgatttcttttgattttcccatgatgtcaagcaaagaggcattgagtttgaaggtaggccttgaaatacatccacagatacacctccaattgactcaaatgatgtcaattagcctatcagaagcttctaaagctatgacgtcattttctggaattttccaagctgtttaaaggcacagtcaacttagtgtatgtaaacttctgacccactggaattgtgatacagtgaattataagtgaaataatctgtctgtaaacttgtgtcatgcacaaaggagatgtcctaaccgacttgccaaaactatagtttgttaacaagaaatttgtggagtggttgaaaaatgagttttaatgactccaacctaagtgtatgtaaacttccgacttcaactgtagcttgaCATGCTATATAATTTGACCACATCAGTAAATTTGTTACaataataatccatataaagtacagtaatTTGTTAAATGAGAGGAAGTGAAACCATTGTTGACATATTATAAGACTGAGATAATGGGAAATCGCATGAGAGATTGTGACCTTGCTCTGTTGGAAGATTTGGCACAGGTGGGACTTTTTCTGCATTAAGTACAGATtggctcatttacattttacacttacatttttagtcatttagcagacagtcttatccagagcgacttacagttagtgagtgcatacattattattttttatactggccccccatgggaatcgaacccacaaccctggcgttgcaaacgccatgctctaccagctgagctacatccctgccggccattccctcccctaccctgggccaattgtgcgccgccccatgggtctccctgtcgcggccagctacgacagagccaaaAAACAATCTCCTATAGGATTTTTGCGAGGATTTAAGACCTACTTTAAAAAATGCAAACGCATAGCCTACCATTCCGGTGCACATCCAAGTGCTATCCACCCTCGGGTTTTTGGCAACGGACACTTTTCTGTGGGAGCTTGCTGATTGGAATCTCACAGCCCTCGATGAGCCAATGTTTTCgatgcaatcatcagcaaaacAAACATTATTTATCAATGGTTATCTGTGGGTATGACGCTTGTAGGATTGTTTGATAAATCACACTTTTTTCTATGCGTACGACCATTCTAAATTCCGTTCGTAAGTAGTATTTTAGAATAGTTTCTACGCaatattgataaatgaggccccagggtTCAAATACTGtctgaaatcatttcaaatactttagcgggtgcttgattgagcttgcccgttgcaatggaaccaatacaACAGTCTCAAAAGTCCAAACCCCACCCAGCTGGCACTCAAGGTAGACTTGAGCAAATGCCAAAACCATCTGAAAGATTTCGAATAGTATGTGAACCCAGGTGTGCTGCTTATATGAAAACTGAGTTAGTGACACTTGACTGAGtctcacagtcagtcagtctgttgtGGCATTACTGTCTCCATTCCAACAAATCTCTCCCAATCCAACACAGCCCACCACACACCAAATTGAACTTCCCCCACCTCTTCCTTGTCAGTTTAATGATTTTGCTGCCGGATCAAGATGTAAGCCATTGAACCACAGACAGACATTGAGACAATTCTTGCACATAGTGGCTGCGCTAGCTGACATGGATTGCACTAATAACATGCTTTCTCAATCTCCACATGCTGCTGTGGAGAAAGATTGAAAAATGAGAAGTAGTTGTTAGTTTGCTGACTGAGGCGAAGAACAGCTTTAACCTACCCCACTAAGCAAATAGTAGACGCACACAGCAATGCTTGTTGTCCACTGTGAAAACAACATCAAACTCTAATCTATTAAGCGGTAATGTTTGCCTTACACCTGGCTGTGTTGTGTTATGGTACACTGTGTAACCATACTGTACCATAACACATACCTGGGACTTCCAACCATAACAGTGAATGACGTCAATGTGGTTCTTTATAGCTGATGACCTGTGACCTATTGCATTACATATGGGTTACTCACATCAGCTGAAAGCAACCACATGATCAAATACGTAGCTAGTCATTCCCACATCCACATACAACACTGTATCCCTTTTCTTTATGTTTGCAAAGGCTTCAATGTACTGATGTGTAGTGTACAGTACAAAGCAACAGCTTGAGAAGGCTCCAATGTATTGATGTGCAGTGTACAGTACAAAGCAACTGCTTGAGAAGGCATCAATGTACTGATGTGTAGTGTACAGTACAAAGCAACAGCTTGAGAAGGCTTCAATGTATTTATGTGCAGCGTACAGTACAAAGCAACAGCTTGAGAAGGCATCAATGTATTGATGTGCAGTGTACAGTACAAAGCAGCTGCTTGAGAAGGCTTCAATGTATTTATGTGCAGCGTACAGTACAAAGCAACAGCTTGAGAAGGCATCAATGTATTGATGTGCAGTGTACAGTACAAAGCAGCTGCTTGAGAAGGCTTCAATGTATTGATGTGCAGCATAAAGTACAAAGCAACAGCTTGAGAAGGCATCAATGTATTGGTGTGCAGCATGCAGTACATAAAGCATTGATGCATGTATGGAGCAGCCTTACCTGCCATTGATGAGACATTGATGATAACTCCTCCTTCTTTTCCATACTCTTTGCTCATATGATCCAGGGCCAGGTAAGTTCCCTTGATGACTGATGTCTATGGAGAGAAACAAGAGGGCTTGAGTTTCAATAACCAACACATACAACAGTCACACTTATTTAACTGTTTTGCTCTTATTCAGACAAAATGGAGTGATGATTGTGGTAGAACTCTTTGctgatgtaatgtaatgtaaactaGGCTAAACTACGGCATCATGTAATGTAAACTAGGCTAAACTACAGCATCATGTAATGTAAACTAGGCCAAACTACAGCATCATGTAATGTAAACTAGGCTAAACTACAGCATCATGTAATGTAAACTAGGCTAAACTACAGCATCATGTAATATAATGTAAACTAGGCTAAACTACAGCATCATGTAATATAATGTAAACTAGGCTAAACTACAGCATCATGTAATATAATGTAAACTAGGCTAAACTACAgcattatgaaatgtaatgtaaactAGGCTAAACTATATCATGTAATGTAAACTAGGCTAAACTACAGCATCATGTAATATAATGTAAACTAGGCTAAACTACAGCATCATGTAATATAATGTAAACTAGGCTAAACTACAGCATCATGTAATATAATGTAAACTAGGCTAAACTATATCATGTAATGTAAACTAGGCTAAACTACAGCATTTATGCATGATTCTTAATCATGAGTAGGCCAGCAAAATACCTAATCCGTCATGATCTACATTAACAGGTAAAGTAAGGTTTAATCATTGTCATAAGGTTTAATCATTGTCATAAGTTAGAATCCTAGACAAGTCCAGGTCGACAAGACTTTCCTTATCTTTAAGGGATAGCTTGGCCTTTCCTCCAACGTTAGCCTATTTCTGGCCAACAGCAGATTGATTTTGCACAGTTAGTCAAGTAACAGATTGTGAAAGTCAATTTTTCCAAAACAAACTATCTCAATGAAAAGACATTCAATGACAAAAATACATTCAATCTTACATTTACTGGtgttagtcacacacacacacacacacacacacacacacacacacacacacacacacacacacacctcttaccAGATTCACTTCAATGGTCTTCTCCCAGTCCTTCTCATTGTTGATGCCAGCATTGTTGACGACAATATCCAATCTTCCAAACCGGTCGACTGTACTTTGAAAAGCATCTGCAATATGAAAGAAGAGTCCAACACTTAGATTGATTAACTATAGATTAACCCCTACAAGAAGAACACTATCAGTCCATACAAGATGGACATTTGTCAAGAACATTGCCTCTTTGTTTATTTACATCTAAACTATAATTTAGATGCTATATCAAAGAAGAACATCTAGCTCTTAGATTAATTATACAGGTTATGTTTACTACAAGAACATTGCATCTTTGTCTATCTAAGTAAACAAGTACATCTAAACAATTATCTAAGCCACAAAAAGTGCAGTAAAACAGGTATTTACCAGCACCTGCCTTTCAGCTGAAAACATTCCACAACAAAACCttcaattaaataaaaaataaatcaccTTAACCAAGGCAGGAGCAACAAGTCACGTACGTTGCTTTACTTTAACAACAAATGTCTAACAAATGTCCTGTTTTACAAGACTAAATAAACCGTGTCGACGTTTAAAGTTTCAGTCATGCATTGACAGTGTTCAGTGTTGGTTGAATGGACTCTTATAAGCGCAGATATTTAGGTAAGGCTACATCCAAGaacattccaatgtgttttgccTGGGGCGTTTTTGAAATCATGTCAAAAGTATCTAATTCATTTCCACACAATGAAAGTCTGTTTCAGAGGTGAATGATGTCTTAaaataggtaggcctaaaggtgATCGAAAAGGAGAATATTCTGAATTCTAACCCACTGCGCAGCATGAGATAAATTAGATTATTATGCATATAGTTAGTTTTAGGTAGGTTAGGCTAATAACCTCTAAAGAAAAGATAGCAGTACCCTAGTAAAGGTACAATTACCTTTGCCGAAAGTCagactgttaccatggttaccCCATGGACACAAGAGTCTCTTatttacaagccagaatgttgaatacaattatatgtaaACTTGACCGGTTGTCCATGCTGTTGGTCCTTTTGACCGTAGGAAGTGGAGATAACATGTCCACAGGCAAGTATAATTAAACCAACTTTTCAAAGCGCTGGTAGTGGGTTCAGATGTCTATCACTAGAAGCATACTCACACGATGTAAATACATGCAAGCGATGCATGCATACTTTCCGAGCTCGTGCACGTgtttacattgttttgtgcatGTGCCAGGTGATAGAAAGCAGTACCAGCGTTTGAaaactttcctgtggatattttttctcaaatTCCTACCCACAAACCCACAAACAGCACAGACGACTGGCAGAGTAGCCTAAACTGAAATAAAATTGCAttaaacattctggcttgtagagttTGTGAGAGGAAATGTTCCAAACGGAATGCCAATAATCTCAGACTATGAACCAGAAGTATCATAGTTTTATTGTCAGGCAACCATTACCTTTAAGTTTCAATCTGTCCGTCACATCACATTGAATGAAAATGCAGTTCCCATCTCCAAACTCTCCATCTAAAATCTTCTTGCATTCCTCTCCGACACTTTGATTCAAGTCAACAAGTGCAACCTGCAGATATAAAAATCAGAACATCTACAAAACTATGTCCAAATATTTTAAACGGTTCTTGTGCAACACCGTTGCAGGGTTGGTTTTGGCTCCATACAAGCACGAGAGGTTGGTACAAGCGCCGCGCGTAAAATGCGTAAAGTAACCAAAACCACAGTGCATTTACGGGCGACAATAGGCTAATAACTTTATATATAAACACCAACCTTTCCTTCATTCTTCAGTAGGCTTTCTGCTACGGCTCTACCGATACCTTGCGCTCCGCCCGTAACTAGAGCCACTTTACCTCGCAGAGTCATCATTGACACTTCATCTGGCTGCGACACGCCGCGCTGCTTTATGTAGGCTCCTAAATCATCTGCTACATTAGTTGTCAGAAAAGGGGCGTGCGGTGTATGTAGCGTTAATAAACACACCGCGGATAATTACGGCGTCTCGTCTTTCACTTTTTTCATATTCCAAACCGACCTCCTACTGAGATAGGCCTACAGTAGAAGCTCACTACTGgcatcatagaattacatattgCTCAATTTAATGTGATCTCTGTGACTGGCGACAGCATGAGAGAATATCTACTGCTATACTGTTCATATAGCGCAACCATGCAGTGAAGTCATAAAGCTCACTATTGGTAGGCCTACAGTCTGTTTTAAAAGGCAATAGCTTTATGTTAGATTGGGAATGGATTTCATGACGTTAAGATATAGGCCTATATATAAAATGTGACCATTTGCATCTGCCACGGGGTCTGAAACATCATCAAGGACTTCAACCACCCGGCCTGTTCACCACGCTATCATCCAGaaagcgaggtcagtacagtcgcatcaaagctgggaccgagagactgaaaaacagcttctatctcaaggccatcagactgttaaatagccatccctAGCTACCACCcaggttactcaaccctgcaccttagaggttgTACATAGTggtggaatcactggtcactttaataatgttgacatactgttttactactttcatatgtatacagtgcattcagaaagtattcagaccccttgacttttaccacattttgttactttacccccccccacacacacacacaataccacataatgacaaagcaaaaacaggattttagaaagaACTTGGggatgacgttacaagcttgt
The Coregonus clupeaformis isolate EN_2021a chromosome 40, ASM2061545v1, whole genome shotgun sequence genome window above contains:
- the hpgd gene encoding 15-hydroxyprostaglandin dehydrogenase [NAD(+)], which produces MMTLRGKVALVTGGAQGIGRAVAESLLKNEGKVALVDLNQSVGEECKKILDGEFGDGNCIFIQCDVTDRLKLKDAFQSTVDRFGRLDIVVNNAGINNEKDWEKTIEVNLTSVIKGTYLALDHMSKEYGKEGGVIINVSSMAAFLHSPHQPVYTATKHGVIGFSRAIADAAEVENYGVRINTLCPAFVDTPLLRSVEHEDNMGKFVKFKDDFKRSMHKFGVLQPSLIAEGVLRLITDTSLNGAVMKITCSKGIHFHTYEPLSA